The sequence GATGGAGAAGGTGTTGAGAGGCTAGTAGTCGCTTTTGAAAAGAACTATAAAATAAGATTTTTTGTTTCCGTATTGGGAATATTTAAAAATAAAATAAAAATAGAGCTAGGGCTTGTACCCTAGCTCCTTTGTTTGTAGTTTGAAGCTGGTAAACAATGTTTTACTAGCTTTTTTTGTCCCTCCCAGGTACTCATATGTTTAATTGACAGATACTTGTGTGCTTTATTGCGTATTATTTTTGCAACAGACGCCATAGGGTTGTACGGCTGATACCCAAGCGTTTGGCTGCAGCAGTGTGGTTGCCCTCGGTTTCGTTGACCACCCGGATAGCGATGTCCTGGCTGATCTCTGAAAGCGTACGGTTTAAATCCAGAGGAGTGGCGGCATTTTCTTTTAAGGAGGAGAAAGCACCAACGTGCCGCTCCTTGCGCAGTACCTGACGGACATTTTCGGCGGTGATGATTTGGCTGGTACCCGTTATTGCAAGTTCCCCAATTACCCGGCGGAACTGGGTGTAATTATGGGGCCAGTTGTAACTTTGCAGTAGAGACAGCGCTTCCGGATCGGCACCTAAAATCTGCCGGGGCATGTTGACGTTCATATGGCTCAGGCATAGATTCATCAGAGTGGGAATCTGATGGGAGAGTTGACGCAACGGGGGCAGATACAAGGAAAGACAGGAAAGCTTTTCTCGGAAAAGAGCACCTACTTTAGATATATATTCGCCGCTCTGGCAAACACAGGAAATCATTACCCTGTTTCGCTGGCACACATCCATTTCCTTTAGCACAGCGATAAGCTGGTACTGTCGTTCCAAAGATAATACATCCACATTTGCAAAGTATAGGGTGCTGCCTTCGTCTGCCAACGGAGAGTTGTGATGCTCCATAAGAAATGCCCAGCTACGGTCGTTCAGCAGGCTGCAGTTGATGGACACTAAGGGGTTGTTGTGCAGCGGGCCCCTGATGTAAAGCATGCTGACGATGGATTCCTTACCTGTTCCATCCTCGCCTGTGAAGATGACAGGGGCAGTGCTTTGGCTTATTTGATCAATTTCCTGCTGAGAACCTTGGAGATTCCCTGCAAAGCTGAAAATGCTGTTGTAGTAAGCTGCCTCTGCTTCCGCTCGACCGAAGAAACTGATACCCATCTGGGTTGAGGATACCGGCAATTTTCTTTCATCGAAGAAAAAAGCGGTGTATCGCAAAGAGCCGCTGGCAATTTGCCGAACACGAATGGAGTAGCGCATGCCTTTCAGTGAACGGCTGATTCGCTGATCCTCTTCCTGTCCGGATTGGGATAGTTCCTGACGCAGCAATTCCAATAATTCAGGCTTTATGTCTTCCAGCGTAGACAGAAACAAATTTCCCTGACTGTCAAAGACAATCGTATGCCCGATCTGTCCGCGAATAAGCTCTCGAAAAAACAAATTTTCATCCTGCAGGTATTGTTGGCTTTCGCATAGCAGCAATGCCTGGTTAAAAGCATTTCGGATACTGTCTATCCCGGAGGTGATCAGGAAGGAATTGATACCGAGCCGCTGGGCAGCGGTGTTAACAATCACGTCGCAGAGTATGGTCTCGCACTGTTTATCCTGAAGACTGCGCAGGGTCGGCTCCACCGCCTCAATAGAATCTACTGTATAGATATCAATGTCACATTCCAGCAATTCGCATAAGGGCAGCACATGGTTTCGAATATAGGCGAAGGAAATCATGGTAGTCTTTTTTTTCAGCCCGCCCGCCAGTTTGATGGCACAGAGAATATCGTACATAGAAATTTCAATTTCGATTACCGGAATGGTTAGCTGCTGCCGCAGCATCTGCGCCGTAGCACCACGTGATATTACCACATCGTAATCTCCATGAAAGTTATTCCGGGCGATGATAAGACCCTGCTCCATATCCCCCACATAGACTGTCAAATCAATCTGGGGATATTCTTTCGCCAGATTGAGCATCTGAATTTTCATTCCCTCATAGGGCGCAATGCCCAAAACACGAATATCATTCTTCATAGGCACCTCAATAATTCGTTTCATATTTGAACGTATTATACCAAATGCACAAAAATTAAGCAACAAATTTTTCGTATGTTTCAAAAGTAAACGATTTATAGACGAAAATAACTTGACGAAAGCAGTGGGTTTTATATAAAATGAATATAAATTTAAAGAAAAAGGGATTAACAATTTCCGTAATGTACAAAAAAAGGAATTAGCCCTTCTAAACTGTTTCAAAATGAAACAACAGGAGGTGAATGTATGGTAAAGCTTTTAATCATTGCAGATGACTTCACGGGCGCACTTGACACTGGGGTGCAGTTTGCAGCCAGGGGTGCTGCAACAGTCGTGGTCACAGATTTAAACTATGATTTCCGATCAATTGAAAAAACAGTAGAAGTTTTAGTTATGGTTGCAGAAACCCGGCATGTGCAGCCGGAGGAGGCCTATGAGATTGTGTACAGCATAGTGCATAGAGCATATCAAGCCGGAATTGCTTACATTTATAAAAAGACAGACTCCGCACTGCGGGGAAATATTGGCAGTGAATTGATGGCACTGATGGACGCAACAGGTATCGACATCATTCCGTTTCTCCCTGCTTTTCCCAAACTGGGCAGAGTCACACGGGAGGGGATTCACTATGTCGACGGTGTACCTGTGGACCAGAGCGTATTTGGCCAGGATCCTTTTGAACCGATTTTGGACTCGGCGGTGGCGGATATCCTTGGACAGCAAACAAATATGCCGGTGTTGATACACCCGCGAAAGGAAGCGCATAAGATTTCAAATCCCGGCATCCAGGTATTTGATGCTGAAACAGATGCAGATTTAAAACACATCGGCAGGGAACTGGGACTGGATCGGCTGCGATTCTGTGCAGGATGTGCCGGGTTTGCAGCAGTGCTTGCAGATATGCTGAATTTGAAGGGGCCTGCCCCTAAGATACCAAAGCTTGAAGATACCCTGTTTATAGCTTGTGGCAGTGTCAATCCAGTAACGATCAGCCAAATGAAGGCGGCACAGGAACACGGCTTTCCGCATGTAAATTTGAATCCTGTTCAAAAACTGGAAGATCGCTGGGCGGATAGTAAGGCAGCGGTCGGATGTGTTCGTCAATGGCTGGCACAGGCATA is a genomic window of Lacrimispora sphenoides containing:
- a CDS encoding sigma-54-dependent transcriptional regulator, whose amino-acid sequence is MKNDIRVLGIAPYEGMKIQMLNLAKEYPQIDLTVYVGDMEQGLIIARNNFHGDYDVVISRGATAQMLRQQLTIPVIEIEISMYDILCAIKLAGGLKKKTTMISFAYIRNHVLPLCELLECDIDIYTVDSIEAVEPTLRSLQDKQCETILCDVIVNTAAQRLGINSFLITSGIDSIRNAFNQALLLCESQQYLQDENLFFRELIRGQIGHTIVFDSQGNLFLSTLEDIKPELLELLRQELSQSGQEEDQRISRSLKGMRYSIRVRQIASGSLRYTAFFFDERKLPVSSTQMGISFFGRAEAEAAYYNSIFSFAGNLQGSQQEIDQISQSTAPVIFTGEDGTGKESIVSMLYIRGPLHNNPLVSINCSLLNDRSWAFLMEHHNSPLADEGSTLYFANVDVLSLERQYQLIAVLKEMDVCQRNRVMISCVCQSGEYISKVGALFREKLSCLSLYLPPLRQLSHQIPTLMNLCLSHMNVNMPRQILGADPEALSLLQSYNWPHNYTQFRRVIGELAITGTSQIITAENVRQVLRKERHVGAFSSLKENAATPLDLNRTLSEISQDIAIRVVNETEGNHTAAAKRLGISRTTLWRLLQK
- a CDS encoding four-carbon acid sugar kinase family protein, which produces MVKLLIIADDFTGALDTGVQFAARGAATVVVTDLNYDFRSIEKTVEVLVMVAETRHVQPEEAYEIVYSIVHRAYQAGIAYIYKKTDSALRGNIGSELMALMDATGIDIIPFLPAFPKLGRVTREGIHYVDGVPVDQSVFGQDPFEPILDSAVADILGQQTNMPVLIHPRKEAHKISNPGIQVFDAETDADLKHIGRELGLDRLRFCAGCAGFAAVLADMLNLKGPAPKIPKLEDTLFIACGSVNPVTISQMKAAQEHGFPHVNLNPVQKLEDRWADSKAAVGCVRQWLAQAYAKKCFILDVNDPEGCEDTDIYAREHNLTMEQLRVQISDNLAALIKRMLDGGLNATLLCTGGDTLMALMQAVGISELTPICEMATGVVLTEFIYKNKTYHIISKSGGFGDQDLLIKLAEKIS